A portion of the Calothrix sp. 336/3 genome contains these proteins:
- the wecB gene encoding non-hydrolyzing UDP-N-acetylglucosamine 2-epimerase, producing MTQMTKIYIILGTRPEAIKLAPVIQAFRNDVDCESRVILTGQHREMVEQVMGLFDLNADDDLEIMQAKQSLSDITCRSLQGLEHLLVKEKPDLVLVQGDTTTAFAAALAAFYHQIPVGHVEAGLRTDDLWNPYPEEANRRLISQITQLHFAPTPLAVENLKKSGVLGEIHLTGNTVIDALLNVAADKPTCNVSGLVWDDYRVLLATVHRRENWGEPLKDIAEGFLQILEKFTDTALLLPLHRNPTVREPLQAMLGEHPRVFLTEPLDYGELVGAIARCHLLLTDSGGLQEEAPSLGKPVLVLRETTERPEAVSAGTAKLVGTAPQKIFTAAAELLSNEDAYNTMANAINPFGDGQASARILQIVKDFLARA from the coding sequence ATGACCCAAATGACTAAAATTTATATTATTTTAGGAACTCGTCCAGAGGCAATTAAATTAGCACCCGTAATCCAAGCATTCCGAAATGATGTTGATTGTGAGAGTCGGGTAATATTAACGGGACAGCATCGAGAAATGGTTGAACAGGTGATGGGTTTGTTCGACTTGAATGCTGATGATGATTTAGAAATTATGCAGGCGAAGCAATCTCTGAGTGATATTACTTGTCGGAGTTTGCAGGGTTTAGAACATTTGTTGGTGAAGGAAAAGCCAGATTTAGTGCTGGTGCAGGGAGATACAACCACAGCTTTTGCCGCAGCTTTGGCTGCTTTTTATCATCAGATTCCTGTGGGTCATGTGGAAGCGGGGTTAAGAACTGACGATTTGTGGAATCCTTATCCTGAGGAGGCAAATCGGAGATTAATTTCCCAAATTACTCAACTACATTTTGCTCCGACTCCCTTAGCTGTGGAGAATTTAAAGAAATCGGGGGTATTGGGGGAAATTCATCTGACGGGGAATACGGTGATTGATGCGCTGTTGAATGTGGCAGCAGATAAACCTACTTGTAATGTTTCCGGTTTGGTGTGGGATGATTATCGGGTGTTGCTGGCAACGGTACATCGTCGGGAAAATTGGGGGGAACCCTTGAAGGATATTGCCGAGGGTTTTTTACAAATCTTAGAGAAGTTTACGGATACGGCTTTATTATTGCCTCTGCATCGTAACCCAACGGTACGGGAACCTTTGCAGGCAATGTTGGGGGAACACCCACGGGTATTTTTAACGGAACCCTTAGATTATGGTGAATTGGTAGGGGCGATCGCCCGATGTCATCTACTTCTGACTGATTCTGGTGGTTTACAGGAAGAAGCACCTAGTTTGGGTAAACCTGTACTGGTATTACGTGAGACAACAGAACGCCCGGAGGCTGTGAGTGCCGGGACAGCAAAGCTTGTGGGTACAGCACCCCAGAAAATTTTTACTGCCGCCGCCGAATTACTGAGTAACGAAGATGCCTATAACACCATGGCAAATGCCATTAATCCCTTTGGAGATGGTCAAGCATCTGCCAGAATATTGCAAATTGTGAAGGATTTTTTGGCAAGGGCTTAG
- a CDS encoding ABC transporter ATP-binding protein, producing MANNQQSDFPLLAASGLCKSFGGIQAVNSAEIQVKAGSITGLIGPNGAGKTTLFNLLSNSLTCDKGKVIFDGEPVQHLPCYKIAQQGLVRTFQVARALSRLSVLENMLLAAQKQTGESFWAVQLQPHVIAKEERELKERAMFLLESVGLAHKAHDYAGGLSGGQRKLLEMGRALMTNPKLILLDEPAAGVNPTLINEICDRIQAWNQQGMTFLIIEHNMDVIMSLCDRVWVLAEGKNLADGTPEEIQKNPQVLEAYLGC from the coding sequence TTGGCAAATAACCAACAGTCTGATTTTCCCCTACTTGCTGCCAGTGGACTCTGTAAAAGTTTCGGTGGTATCCAAGCTGTCAATAGTGCAGAAATCCAAGTCAAGGCTGGCAGTATCACCGGCTTAATTGGTCCTAATGGCGCAGGCAAAACCACTTTATTTAATTTACTCTCCAATTCTCTGACCTGTGACAAAGGCAAAGTTATCTTTGACGGTGAACCAGTGCAACACCTGCCTTGTTACAAAATAGCTCAACAGGGTTTAGTCAGAACCTTTCAAGTTGCCCGGGCACTGTCTCGGTTATCTGTACTGGAAAACATGCTCCTAGCCGCCCAGAAACAAACAGGTGAGAGCTTTTGGGCAGTACAACTCCAACCCCATGTCATTGCCAAGGAAGAAAGGGAACTCAAGGAAAGAGCCATGTTTTTATTGGAATCGGTAGGGTTGGCACACAAAGCGCATGACTATGCCGGTGGATTATCGGGGGGACAACGAAAACTCCTAGAAATGGGCAGAGCACTGATGACAAACCCCAAATTAATTCTCCTGGATGAACCAGCTGCCGGAGTCAACCCTACATTAATTAACGAAATTTGCGATCGCATCCAAGCTTGGAATCAGCAAGGCATGACTTTTCTGATTATTGAACATAACATGGACGTGATTATGTCCTTGTGCGATCGCGTTTGGGTATTGGCTGAGGGCAAAAATCTTGCCGATGGTACACCAGAGGAAATTCAAAAAAATCCCCAAGTTTTAGAAGCTTACTTGGGCTGTTAA
- a CDS encoding circadian clock KaiB family protein: MIIEKPSLPLLYKGIALFTPGGDLIYCIDPSKQGRWHLHLCATLQEILNLVEPPHFLVPCYTATIDRWLDPRTQQIRTFAEAYPAVMRHQAILNAIFGTRDLVWQATPWQDGLCDRMVLMTYKSTFPQLWEDHDLIVRSDPTASVSLYSSENADTQQLYPKAQAYVLRLFVAGHSPNTERILENLHDLLEKYLGHPYTLKVIDVFTHPEQAEINQVTATPTLVRVVPQPIRRIVGNLDNVDKILQMLGAKDR; this comes from the coding sequence TTGATTATAGAAAAACCTTCTTTACCTCTACTCTATAAAGGCATAGCCTTGTTTACGCCGGGAGGAGATTTAATTTATTGTATCGACCCCAGTAAGCAAGGTCGATGGCATTTGCATCTATGTGCAACTTTGCAAGAAATTTTGAATTTAGTTGAGCCTCCACATTTTTTAGTACCTTGTTATACAGCAACTATTGACCGTTGGTTAGACCCACGGACGCAGCAGATTCGGACATTTGCAGAGGCTTATCCTGCTGTGATGCGTCACCAAGCGATATTGAATGCAATTTTTGGTACTAGGGATTTGGTGTGGCAAGCGACACCGTGGCAAGATGGTTTGTGCGATCGCATGGTACTAATGACCTATAAATCGACTTTTCCTCAATTGTGGGAAGATCATGATTTAATAGTTCGCTCTGACCCCACTGCTTCTGTATCTTTATACTCTTCAGAAAATGCTGATACACAACAGTTATACCCAAAAGCCCAAGCATACGTTTTACGTCTGTTTGTTGCGGGTCACAGTCCCAATACAGAGAGGATTTTAGAAAATTTGCATGATTTGTTAGAAAAATATCTGGGGCATCCATATACACTGAAGGTGATTGATGTATTTACTCACCCAGAGCAGGCAGAAATCAATCAAGTGACAGCAACTCCGACTCTGGTGAGAGTTGTTCCCCAACCCATACGACGGATTGTGGGGAATTTGGATAATGTGGATAAAATTCTCCAGATGCTGGGAGCAAAAGATAGATAA
- a CDS encoding dTDP-4-dehydrorhamnose 3,5-epimerase-like enzyme, which yields MHKCRGIEIRKLESIKGGMAEFFTPQTSHETMLVQIPAGAVDDLFVHKTQTDQLLVVRGEFIIVTLVNRKYQYIPLSDRHPAVITIPPGVLHGAINLTNEPCLVVNAVLRHKPTHEKDYIPRPRPYPYDLAAAAAVMEDLRNSSPNIISL from the coding sequence ATGCATAAATGCAGGGGAATTGAAATCCGTAAGTTGGAGTCAATTAAAGGGGGAATGGCAGAGTTTTTCACTCCCCAAACCAGCCATGAAACTATGCTGGTACAAATTCCGGCTGGAGCAGTTGATGATTTGTTTGTTCACAAAACCCAAACCGATCAGCTTTTAGTGGTGCGGGGTGAATTCATAATTGTGACATTAGTTAACAGAAAGTATCAGTATATTCCCTTAAGCGATCGCCATCCCGCAGTCATCACCATTCCTCCAGGAGTATTGCATGGCGCAATTAATCTCACCAACGAACCATGTTTAGTGGTGAACGCCGTTCTACGCCACAAACCAACCCATGAAAAAGATTACATCCCCCGTCCCCGCCCCTACCCCTACGACTTAGCAGCCGCCGCCGCCGTTATGGAAGATTTGCGTAATTCTTCCCCTAACATAATTTCACTTTAA
- a CDS encoding metalloregulator ArsR/SmtB family transcription factor: MTNEQFQNLLRFFKALADESRLKILGILANQEYSVEELAVLLQLKEPTISHHLAKLKELKLVSMRPDGNAHLYQLDIRELQSISQEIFTQERIASLVKDVNTEAWENKVLHTYIEGDIQATEVIQRLKEIPTSRKKRLVVLKWIANKFDLGVSYQENTVDEILQRYYHDSSTLKRELVNSPFMEKESGAYRRLPVLDFPMDADRVQTTGEG, from the coding sequence ATGACCAATGAACAATTTCAGAATTTGCTACGTTTTTTCAAAGCGTTAGCAGATGAAAGCCGATTGAAAATATTGGGTATTTTGGCAAATCAGGAGTATAGCGTTGAAGAATTAGCTGTTTTACTACAACTTAAGGAGCCAACAATATCCCATCATTTGGCAAAACTGAAAGAACTAAAATTAGTGAGTATGCGCCCAGATGGAAATGCTCACTTATATCAATTGGATATCCGAGAATTGCAAAGTATTAGCCAAGAAATCTTTACCCAAGAGAGAATAGCCTCCTTGGTGAAAGATGTGAATACAGAAGCTTGGGAAAATAAGGTATTACATACCTATATAGAAGGTGATATCCAAGCTACAGAAGTGATTCAACGCTTGAAGGAGATTCCCACAAGTCGCAAAAAGCGCTTGGTGGTTCTGAAGTGGATAGCGAATAAATTTGATTTAGGAGTCAGTTATCAAGAAAATACAGTTGATGAAATACTCCAGCGCTACTACCACGACTCCTCCACCCTGAAACGGGAGTTAGTAAATTCCCCATTCATGGAAAAAGAAAGTGGGGCTTATCGACGTTTGCCTGTATTAGATTTTCCAATGGATGCAGATAGAGTGCAGACAACTGGTGAAGGGTAA
- a CDS encoding branched-chain amino acid ABC transporter permease, with protein MTEYLVFLAISTSIFALFGLGLNLQWGFTGLINFGHVAFMTLGAYTTVLLSLKGVPIILAVILGAILAAALGLIIGFSTLRLREDYLAIVTIGGGELIRLFVNNQDLPVGDTWLSGAFGVQSYSIPLANFNPNLFSKLVMIGLLSFLAGVSLWQLGRWVLAVKPRTVGDKPIGSKDEFITRLFVSVFLGLLSIAIYISGVITLYNYNPKTGLMVVCLLVLAFVFWRLEILVRSPWGRVLKAIREDEEVPKALGKNVFWYKLQSFMLGGAIAGIAGAFFAWQLSAIYPDNFQPQLTFDCWIMVILGGSGSNVGTILGAVIFFAYDALTREFLPKIFTSISSDQLGAFRIMVIGLILMVLMIWRPQGILGKKEELTLGK; from the coding sequence ATGACTGAGTATCTAGTTTTTCTGGCAATTTCCACGTCTATTTTTGCCCTGTTTGGCTTGGGGTTAAACCTACAGTGGGGTTTTACGGGCTTAATTAACTTTGGTCATGTAGCTTTTATGACTTTGGGAGCATACACCACTGTGCTGTTAAGTCTCAAAGGTGTGCCCATAATTTTAGCTGTGATTTTGGGCGCAATTCTCGCGGCGGCATTAGGCTTAATTATTGGTTTTTCGACTTTGCGTCTGCGAGAAGATTACTTGGCGATCGTCACTATTGGTGGTGGAGAATTAATTCGTTTATTCGTAAATAACCAGGATTTACCTGTAGGTGATACTTGGTTATCTGGGGCTTTTGGTGTTCAAAGTTACTCTATACCCCTGGCAAATTTTAACCCCAATTTATTTTCTAAGTTGGTGATGATTGGGTTATTAAGTTTTCTTGCTGGTGTAAGTCTATGGCAATTGGGGCGATGGGTATTGGCTGTCAAACCTAGAACAGTGGGAGATAAGCCCATCGGTAGCAAAGATGAATTTATCACACGTCTATTTGTTAGTGTGTTCTTAGGCTTATTATCTATTGCCATTTATATTTCGGGTGTCATCACCCTGTATAACTACAATCCCAAAACAGGCTTAATGGTGGTGTGCCTATTAGTACTAGCTTTTGTGTTTTGGCGCTTAGAAATTTTAGTGCGATCGCCCTGGGGCAGAGTTCTCAAAGCCATTCGGGAAGATGAGGAAGTACCGAAAGCCTTGGGTAAGAATGTTTTTTGGTATAAATTACAATCATTCATGTTAGGTGGCGCGATCGCGGGAATTGCTGGCGCTTTCTTTGCTTGGCAGTTGAGTGCCATTTACCCGGATAACTTTCAACCCCAACTCACCTTCGATTGCTGGATTATGGTGATTCTCGGAGGTTCTGGCAGTAATGTTGGTACTATCTTGGGAGCAGTGATTTTCTTTGCCTACGATGCCCTAACACGGGAATTTCTACCGAAAATTTTTACCAGTATATCTTCTGACCAACTAGGTGCTTTTCGCATCATGGTAATTGGTTTAATTTTGATGGTATTAATGATTTGGCGACCTCAAGGTATCCTAGGCAAAAAGGAGGAACTCACCCTTGGCAAATAA
- a CDS encoding type IV pilus twitching motility protein PilT — protein sequence MTEVQRPPGSTPSVPRGVPPLPPPPPTMSTQRQLTQTLELPVDRSAGRTANPTTPSSATPAPGAVHRPGTPPPAGTARPKTNTSQITLEQLIREAFDKGYSDIHLGVGEVPRYRSRGEIQPTEYPETDNETFMSWMREVMTEGEITRFQESLEFDGATQYEFARVRINVFGSLKGYAMVLRLIPLKILTMEQLRLPTVFRDICHYHKGLILVTGPTGSGKSTTMAAMIDYINKEMAKHIITIEDPIEFVHRSQKSLVKQREVGMHTRKFDNALKAALREDPDLILVGEMRDKETVNTALKAAQTGHLVMGTLHTNSAVKTIERILNLYSGEEQDAMRVALAESLVAVIAQGLCKTTDGKRAAFHDILINTDAIKDWIKDGKYDDITELMKQASFDGMITMNQSLFNLYQEGRITEEIALEMSPTPNEMAQFLRGRV from the coding sequence ATGACAGAAGTACAGCGTCCACCAGGCTCAACCCCCAGCGTACCTCGCGGTGTCCCTCCTTTGCCTCCACCACCACCAACCATGAGTACTCAGCGTCAATTAACACAAACGCTAGAGTTACCAGTAGATAGAAGTGCAGGAAGAACTGCAAATCCCACAACTCCATCATCTGCAACACCTGCACCTGGTGCTGTACATCGTCCGGGAACACCACCACCAGCAGGAACAGCCCGTCCCAAAACCAATACTTCACAAATTACCTTAGAGCAGTTAATCCGTGAAGCTTTTGACAAAGGATATTCTGACATTCACTTGGGTGTTGGTGAAGTACCTCGTTACCGAAGTCGTGGGGAGATTCAACCCACAGAATACCCGGAAACTGATAATGAAACTTTTATGAGTTGGATGCGGGAGGTGATGACAGAGGGGGAAATTACTCGCTTTCAGGAGAGTTTAGAATTTGACGGTGCAACTCAATACGAATTTGCAAGGGTACGGATTAATGTTTTTGGCTCCCTTAAGGGATACGCCATGGTACTGCGTTTAATTCCGTTAAAAATATTAACAATGGAGCAGTTGCGCTTACCTACAGTTTTTCGGGATATTTGCCATTACCATAAAGGTTTAATTTTGGTGACTGGTCCGACTGGTTCGGGTAAATCCACAACGATGGCAGCAATGATTGATTACATCAATAAAGAGATGGCAAAACATATCATTACCATCGAAGACCCGATTGAATTTGTCCATCGCAGTCAAAAATCTCTAGTGAAGCAACGGGAGGTGGGAATGCACACCCGTAAGTTTGATAATGCGCTGAAAGCAGCTTTACGGGAGGACCCTGACTTGATTCTGGTGGGGGAAATGCGGGATAAGGAAACAGTAAATACTGCCTTAAAAGCAGCACAAACTGGTCACTTAGTAATGGGTACTCTACATACCAACAGTGCAGTAAAAACCATTGAGCGGATTCTGAATTTGTATTCTGGGGAAGAACAGGATGCAATGCGGGTTGCTTTAGCAGAGTCTCTAGTTGCGGTGATTGCCCAAGGTTTGTGTAAGACGACAGATGGTAAACGGGCAGCTTTCCACGATATCCTCATCAATACTGATGCGATTAAAGACTGGATTAAAGACGGTAAGTATGATGACATTACTGAATTGATGAAGCAAGCAAGCTTTGACGGGATGATTACCATGAACCAGTCATTGTTTAACTTGTATCAAGAAGGTCGGATTACCGAAGAAATCGCTTTGGAAATGTCGCCAACTCCTAACGAAATGGCTCAGTTCCTTCGAGGAAGAGTTTAG
- a CDS encoding glucose-6-phosphate isomerase, which translates to MDATALWQRYQKWLYFHEGLGFYLDVSRMRFDDTFVETLKPKFEKAFADMAALEKGAIANPDENRMVGHYWLRNPDLAPTPELTQEIVGSIEQIEVFAEKVHTGAIHPPKAARFTDIISIGIGGSALGPQFVAEALAPDFPPLAIHFIDNTDPTGIDRVLTQVRNRLSSTLVIVISKSGGTPEPRNGMIEVQKAYAGQNLEFAQYAIAITTTGSKLDAIAQSQGWLATFPMYDWVGGRTSELSTVGLVPAALQGIDIRAMLDGAKEMDDATRIPDLKNNPAALLALSWYYAGNGKGEKDMVVLPYKDSLLLFSRYLQQLVMESLGKEKDLDGNTVYQGIAVYGNKGSTDQHAYVQQLREGVPNFFATLIEVLEDRKNPSPEIEPGITAGDYLSGFLQGTRQALYENHRDSITLTIPQVNPRTVGALIALYDRAVGLYASLVNINAYHQPGVEAGKKAAAEILDLQTQVVEALHKEKTALSLEQIAQKIGKPEQVEAIYIILRHLSANQRGIVFHGNPSVPSSLTVALG; encoded by the coding sequence ATGGACGCTACGGCACTTTGGCAAAGATACCAGAAATGGCTGTATTTCCATGAAGGACTAGGATTTTACCTAGATGTCAGCCGGATGCGGTTTGATGATACTTTTGTGGAAACTTTAAAACCCAAGTTTGAGAAAGCTTTTGCGGATATGGCAGCACTGGAAAAAGGTGCGATCGCCAATCCTGATGAAAACCGGATGGTGGGACATTACTGGTTACGCAACCCTGATTTAGCCCCAACTCCGGAACTTACCCAGGAAATAGTTGGTTCTATTGAACAAATTGAGGTATTCGCGGAAAAAGTCCACACAGGAGCGATTCATCCTCCCAAGGCGGCACGGTTTACTGATATTATCTCTATCGGTATCGGCGGTTCTGCCCTAGGACCTCAATTTGTGGCGGAAGCTTTAGCCCCAGATTTTCCACCCCTAGCGATTCATTTTATTGACAACACTGACCCCACGGGCATTGATCGCGTCCTCACCCAGGTGCGTAATCGTCTTTCTAGCACCCTAGTGATTGTCATTTCTAAGTCTGGCGGTACACCAGAACCTCGCAATGGCATGATTGAGGTACAAAAAGCCTATGCCGGACAAAACCTCGAATTTGCTCAATACGCGATCGCCATCACCACAACTGGCAGTAAATTAGACGCGATCGCCCAATCTCAAGGGTGGTTAGCAACATTCCCCATGTACGACTGGGTAGGGGGAAGAACTTCCGAACTCTCCACCGTCGGTTTAGTACCTGCGGCTTTACAAGGTATCGACATCCGCGCCATGCTTGATGGTGCCAAGGAAATGGATGATGCCACCCGTATCCCCGACTTAAAAAACAACCCTGCTGCCCTCCTTGCCCTTTCTTGGTACTATGCTGGCAATGGTAAGGGTGAAAAAGATATGGTTGTCCTCCCCTACAAGGATAGTCTGCTACTATTTAGCCGTTACCTACAACAGTTGGTGATGGAGTCCCTAGGTAAGGAAAAAGACCTAGATGGCAACACCGTTTATCAAGGTATTGCAGTTTACGGTAACAAAGGTTCCACCGACCAACACGCCTATGTGCAACAATTGCGCGAAGGTGTACCTAACTTTTTCGCCACTCTCATTGAAGTTTTAGAAGATCGTAAGAACCCATCTCCGGAAATTGAACCAGGAATTACCGCCGGTGACTACCTCTCTGGTTTTCTCCAAGGAACCCGCCAAGCACTCTACGAAAATCACCGCGACTCCATTACCCTCACCATCCCCCAAGTCAATCCCCGCACCGTTGGCGCTTTAATTGCCCTCTATGACCGAGCTGTGGGTTTATACGCTAGCTTGGTAAATATCAACGCTTACCACCAGCCTGGAGTGGAAGCAGGCAAAAAAGCTGCCGCCGAAATTCTGGATTTACAAACCCAGGTTGTTGAGGCACTCCACAAAGAGAAAACCGCACTCTCCTTGGAGCAAATCGCCCAAAAAATCGGCAAACCAGAGCAAGTTGAAGCAATTTACATCATCCTTCGCCACCTCAGTGCCAACCAACGCGGCATTGTTTTCCATGGCAACCCCTCTGTACCCAGTAGTTTAACGGTTGCCTTGGGCTAA